One Tamlana carrageenivorans genomic region harbors:
- a CDS encoding GTP-binding protein — protein sequence MALSNDIVLRPRFKIEIPQYNEVILSDFKNAKTMQSDFIVSVIDEHVFIKLPKAKQTYWSPQLHLEITAIDDHTSRIYGLFGPSPTVWTLFMFLHFLVAGTFIGFAIWAYSNWTLEQDYTIQFSIVLFMIILWIALYFAGSIGKASSIKEMHLLNDFMNEVLKKKSLNYRTN from the coding sequence ATGGCTTTATCCAATGATATTGTTTTACGACCAAGATTTAAAATTGAAATTCCTCAATATAACGAAGTCATTTTAAGTGATTTTAAAAATGCTAAAACCATGCAATCCGATTTTATTGTATCTGTAATCGACGAGCATGTTTTTATTAAACTTCCAAAGGCTAAACAAACCTATTGGTCACCCCAGCTTCATCTGGAAATAACGGCCATCGACGACCATACGAGTCGCATTTATGGGCTATTTGGGCCGAGTCCTACAGTTTGGACTTTATTCATGTTTTTACACTTTTTAGTAGCAGGTACTTTTATAGGCTTCGCAATATGGGCCTACTCCAATTGGACGCTCGAACAAGATTATACCATTCAGTTTAGCATTGTACTTTTCATGATTATACTTTGGATTGCCCTATATTTTGCAGGCAGTATTGGTAAAGCCTCCAGTATTAAAGAAATGCATTTGCTAAACGATTTTATGAATGAGGTATTAAAAAAGAAAAGCCTTAACTACAGGACCAATTAA
- a CDS encoding FKBP-type peptidyl-prolyl cis-trans isomerase, whose translation MKTAVDSVSYAIGIDVAKNVKSSFDEFNADIFFKAFVESFNNGQTLLDEAAAKSVIRNYFLKKQKEEADKLSKPGTTFLKANKAKEGVYTTASGLQYKILKEGTGEKPAKYSKVKAHYHGTLIDGTVFDSSVNRGEPIEFEVSQVIKGWTEGLQLMPVGSKYIFYIPHDLAYGANPRPGGVIKPYATLIFEVELLEIL comes from the coding sequence ATGAAAACAGCAGTCGATTCGGTAAGTTATGCTATTGGTATTGATGTCGCAAAAAATGTAAAATCGAGCTTCGACGAATTTAATGCCGATATCTTTTTTAAAGCTTTTGTTGAAAGTTTCAATAATGGTCAAACTTTACTTGATGAAGCGGCGGCTAAAAGCGTTATAAGAAATTATTTTCTAAAGAAACAAAAAGAAGAGGCCGACAAACTATCTAAACCAGGTACCACCTTCTTAAAGGCGAACAAAGCTAAAGAAGGGGTTTACACCACAGCTTCAGGTTTGCAGTATAAAATTTTAAAAGAGGGTACAGGTGAGAAACCGGCTAAATATTCTAAAGTTAAAGCGCACTACCATGGTACTTTAATAGATGGAACCGTTTTTGACAGTTCTGTTAACCGTGGTGAGCCCATAGAATTTGAGGTTTCGCAAGTTATAAAAGGTTGGACCGAAGGTTTACAACTCATGCCGGTAGGTTCAAAATACATTTTTTATATTCCTCACGACTTAGCTTATGGCGCGAATCCAAGACCTGGAGGAGTTATTAAGCCTTATGCGACTTTAATTTTTGAAGTGGAATTATTGGAAATTTTATAG
- the era gene encoding GTPase Era, with translation MNHKAGFVNIIGNPNVGKSTLMNAFVGEKLSIITSKAQTTRHRILGIVNGDDFQVVLSDTPGIIKPAYELQASMMDFVKSAFEDADVLIYMVEIGEQALKDEAFFNKIKSSKIPVLLLLNKIDKSDQTQLEEQVQSWTTKVPNAEIYPISALEGFNVNEVFNRIIDLLPESPPFYPKDQLTDKPERFFVNEIIREKILLHYKKEIPYAVEVDTEEFFEEENIIKVRSVIMVERETQKGIIIGHKGSALKRVGVEARKDLETFFGKQIHIELYVKVNKNWRSNANQLKRFGYNN, from the coding sequence ATGAACCATAAAGCAGGTTTTGTAAATATTATAGGGAATCCTAATGTGGGTAAATCCACCTTAATGAATGCCTTTGTAGGTGAAAAATTATCCATTATCACTTCTAAAGCGCAAACCACAAGGCATCGTATTTTAGGTATCGTTAATGGCGACGATTTTCAGGTGGTTTTAAGTGATACGCCTGGAATTATAAAGCCAGCTTACGAGCTTCAGGCATCGATGATGGATTTTGTGAAATCGGCCTTCGAAGATGCCGATGTGCTTATATATATGGTTGAAATTGGAGAGCAAGCTTTAAAAGATGAAGCCTTTTTTAATAAAATAAAAAGCTCTAAAATTCCTGTGCTTTTATTGTTAAATAAGATAGATAAGTCAGACCAAACACAATTAGAAGAACAAGTGCAATCATGGACTACTAAAGTGCCAAATGCCGAAATTTATCCCATCTCAGCGCTTGAAGGTTTTAATGTAAACGAGGTGTTTAATAGAATTATAGATTTACTTCCAGAATCTCCACCGTTTTACCCAAAAGATCAGTTAACCGATAAGCCGGAGCGCTTTTTTGTGAATGAAATTATTCGCGAAAAAATACTTTTACACTATAAAAAGGAAATTCCTTATGCGGTAGAAGTGGATACTGAGGAATTTTTTGAAGAGGAAAACATTATTAAAGTCCGTTCGGTTATTATGGTTGAACGAGAAACCCAAAAAGGTATTATCATTGGTCATAAAGGCAGTGCTTTAAAACGTGTGGGGGTTGAAGCGCGAAAAGATTTAGAAACCTTTTTTGGAAAACAAATTCACATCGAATTGTATGTTAAAGTCAATAAAAATTGGCGCAGTAATGCGAATCAGTTAAAACGTTTTGGTTATAATAACTAA
- a CDS encoding IS4 family transposase, whose product MINITLFSQIITKLEKSRFNKLVRFHNTDKHQKGFDSWSHLVSMLFCQFANSQSVRDISNGLRSATGNLNHLGMLAAPSKSTISYQNKHRSWELFRDYYYVLLESLGQQAGMKRTNFKIKSKIFLLDATVISLCLSLFDWAKYKTKKGAVKMHTLLDYDGHLPAYVNITDGKTADNKGAYDIPLLKGSVIVADRFYNDFDLLKIWDSNGVNFVVRHKDNIQFKSVKELELPENRHQHVLKDEIIELTGAKTKEKYPKRLRRVALWDDKNGQTIEVITNQKSWTANTITELYKARWEVEIFFRDIKQQLHIKSFIGTSQNAVMIQIWTALITILILKALKTQAKHPWYLSNLVAFIRLNLFVKVNLHKWLDNPFAKEQPPPNKHIQGVLF is encoded by the coding sequence ATGATAAATATAACGCTGTTTTCTCAAATAATCACAAAATTAGAAAAGTCAAGGTTCAATAAATTAGTCAGGTTTCATAACACAGATAAACATCAAAAAGGATTTGACAGTTGGTCTCACTTAGTATCGATGTTGTTTTGTCAATTTGCGAACAGTCAATCTGTTAGAGATATCAGCAACGGATTGCGTTCAGCAACAGGAAACCTGAATCATTTAGGCATGTTAGCAGCGCCTTCAAAATCTACTATAAGCTACCAAAATAAACATCGAAGCTGGGAGCTTTTCAGAGACTACTATTATGTATTATTAGAGAGTTTAGGACAGCAAGCAGGAATGAAGCGTACTAATTTCAAAATAAAGTCCAAAATATTTTTATTAGATGCAACCGTGATAAGTCTTTGTTTAAGTTTGTTTGATTGGGCAAAATACAAGACTAAAAAAGGAGCTGTAAAAATGCACACCTTGCTTGATTATGATGGTCATTTACCAGCTTATGTAAATATTACAGATGGCAAAACAGCGGATAATAAAGGGGCTTACGACATCCCGCTTTTAAAAGGAAGTGTTATTGTTGCTGATCGGTTTTACAACGATTTTGATTTACTAAAGATTTGGGACAGCAACGGAGTCAATTTTGTAGTCAGACATAAAGACAATATTCAATTTAAATCAGTCAAAGAGTTAGAATTGCCAGAAAACAGGCATCAACACGTTCTAAAAGATGAAATCATTGAATTAACAGGCGCTAAGACAAAAGAGAAATATCCCAAAAGACTTCGCAGGGTTGCCTTGTGGGATGATAAAAATGGACAAACTATTGAGGTTATTACCAATCAGAAGTCTTGGACAGCAAACACTATTACGGAGCTTTATAAGGCTAGATGGGAAGTGGAAATATTTTTTAGAGACATCAAACAGCAATTACACATCAAGTCTTTCATTGGAACTAGTCAAAATGCGGTTATGATACAGATCTGGACGGCATTAATTACCATTCTCATTTTAAAAGCGCTAAAAACACAAGCAAAGCATCCTTGGTATTTATCTAATTTAGTAGCCTTTATTAGATTAAATCTTTTTGTGAAAGTAAATTTACATAAATGGCTAGATAATCCGTTTGCAAAAGAACAACCACCACCCAATAAGCACATACAAGGGGTTCTTTTTTGA